One window of Candidatus Tokpelaia hoelldoblerii genomic DNA carries:
- a CDS encoding Hypothetical protein (bhsal12350), giving the protein MQTLTILTQLLGSLTEEHDMYVQVVAVITAFAVSAGINTKDVMAVLRKYGYELPGFICAWRAHPRIKEITALINRFPV; this is encoded by the coding sequence ATGCAGACCTTGACTATCCTTACTCAGCTTCTCGGCTCACTGACCGAGGAGCATGACATGTATGTTCAGGTGGTTGCTGTTATCACAGCGTTTGCGGTCTCGGCCGGAATCAACACTAAAGATGTCATGGCCGTTTTGCGTAAGTACGGTTACGAACTCCCCGGTTTCATTTGTGCGTGGCGCGCGCACCCGAGAATAAAAGAGATTACCGCCCTGATAAATAGATTTCCGGTATAG